A stretch of the Arvicola amphibius chromosome 8, mArvAmp1.2, whole genome shotgun sequence genome encodes the following:
- the Prlh gene encoding prolactin-releasing peptide, which yields MAALRTWLLCLLLLALVLPGAPSRAHQHSMETRTPDINPAWYTGRGIRPVGRFGRRRAALRDVTVPGLRCRLSCLPLEGGAKFSQHG from the exons ATGGCAGCTCTGAGGACATGGCTCCTTTGCCTGCTGCTCTTAGCCTTGGTCCTGCCAGGAGCTCCCAGCCGAGCCCACCAGCACTCCATGGAAACGCGCA CCCCTGACATCAATCCAGCCTGGTACACAGGCCGTGGGATCAGGCCCGTGGGCCGCTTCGGCAGGAGGAGGGCAGCCCTGAGGGACGTCACTGTACCTGGCCTGCGGTGCCGGCTAAGCTGCCTCCCGTTGGAGGGAGGTGCCAAGTTCTCTCAGCATGGATGA
- the Mlph gene encoding melanophilin isoform X3 — MGKKLDLSKLTDEEAKHVWAVVQRDFDLRRREEERLEGLKGKIQKESSKRELLSDTAHLNETHCARCLQPYRLLVNSRRQCLECGLYVCKNCSHAHPEEQGWLCDPCHLARVVKIGSLEWYYQHLRARFKHFGSAKVIRSLCGRLQGGGGSEPSMGEGSGDSEQTDEDGDLDAEAQAQAQSLNTKKKKRLLSFSDLDFEEDSGHSMQPCSHTLGLSSVPESEHSLQSLSGEPYSEDTTSLEPEGLENTEAGPLGCRLSPEEKPYSLLSRDDAHTELDPPGASCKRTLGTTAMPGIDGVKSKQLPSQYLADVDTSDEDSLQDPRTASQHSKRRARAMPDTQILELNKRMSAVEHLLVHLENVVLPPSAQEPAADSHPSADTEEETLRRRLQELTSNISDPGTSSEDETKSSGTLHAVSPEVCTDVGHMETQGRNPKGPGNPTRTTKSTDEELSEMEDRVAMTASEVQQSESEVSDIESRIAALRAAGLTVKPSGKPRRKSNIPIFLPRVTEKLDRIPKDPSADSEDQDKVPKATALPYLLKRKYAPSSQGIDGGSFDRKSVYRGSLTQRNPNGKRGTARHIFAKPVMAQQP, encoded by the exons GGGACTGAAGGGCAAGATACAAAAGGAGAGCTCGAAGAGGGAGCTGCTGTCTGACACAGCCCATCTGAATGAGACCCACTGTGCCCGCTGCCTGCAGCCCTACCGGCTCCTCGTGAACAGCAGAAGGCAGTGTCTAGAGTGCGGCCTCTATGTCTGCAAAAACTGCAGCCACGCCCACCCAGAAGAGCAGGGCTGGCTCTGCGACCCCTGCCACTTGGCCAG AGTCGTGAAGATCGGCTCCCTGGAGTGGTACTACCAGCACCTGAGAGCTCGGTTCAAGCACTTCGGGAGTGCCAAAGTCATCCGGTCTCTCTGTGGGCGGCTGCAGGGTGGCG GTGGATCTGAGCCAAGCatgggggaagggagtggagacagTGAGCAGACGGATGAGGATGGAGACCTGGATGCggaggcccaggcccaggcccagtcCCTCAACACCAAA AAGAAAAAGCGCCTGCTCTCCTTCAGTGACTTGGACTTTGAGGAAGACTCGGGACACTCCATGCAGCCTTGCAGCCATACCCTGGGCCTGTCCTCTGTCCCTGAGTCAGAACACAGCCTGCAG TCCCTCTCAGGTGAGCCCTACTCTGAGGACACCACCTCCCTGGAGCCCGAAGGCCTGGAGAATACTGAGGCAGGGCCTTTGGGGTGTCGCCTCAGTCCAgaagagaagccatatagcttgCTCTCCAGAGATGATGCTCACACGGAACTGGACCCGCCTGGAGCATCCTGCAAGAGGACCCTAGGGACCACAGCTATGCCTG GGATAGATGGTGTCAAAAGCAAACAGCTCCCCTCCCAGTACCTGGCTGACGTGGACACCTCTGATGAAGACAGTCTCCAGGATCCCAGGACAGCTTCCCAGCATTCCAAGAGGAGGGCCCGGGCTATGCCTGACACGCAG ATTTTGGAGTTGAACAAGCGCATGTCAGCTGTGGAGCACCTGCTGGTCCACCTGGAGAATGTGGTCCTGCCACCCTCAGCCCAG GAACCCGCTGCGGACTCACACCCCAGtgcagacacagaggaggagACTCTCCGGAGGAGGCTGCAGGAGCTGACCAGCAACATTAGTGATCCTGGCACCTCATCAGAAGATGAGACCAAGTCAAGTGGCACCCTCCACGCAGTGTCCCCAGAG GTGTGCACAGACGTGGGGCACATGGAGACACAGGGAAGGAACCCTAAGGGGCCCGGGAATCCTACTCGGACTACAAAGAGCACAGACGAGGAACTGtcagagatggaggacagagtGGCCATGACAGCCTCTGAAGTTCAACAGTCCGAGAGCGAG GTCTCGGACATCGAGTCCAGGATTGCAGCCCTGAGGGCAGCGGGGCTCACGGTGAAACCCTCAGGAAAACCCCGGAGAAAGTCAAACATCCCA ATCTTTCTTCCCCGGGTTACTGAAAAACTTGACAGGATCCCGAAGGATCCCTCTGCAGACTCTGAGGACCAAGACAAGGTGCCCAAG GCGACGGCACTGCCCTATCTCCTGAAGAGGAAGTATGCCCCCAGCAGTCAAG GCATAGATGGTGGTTCTTTCGATCGGAAATCAGTGTACCGTGGCTCACTGACACAGAGGAACCCTAACGGGAAGAGAGGGACAGCTAGACACATCTTTGCG AAACCCGTGATGGCCCAGCAGCCCTAG
- the Mlph gene encoding melanophilin isoform X1, with the protein MGKKLDLSKLTDEEAKHVWAVVQRDFDLRRREEERLEGLKGKIQKESSKRELLSDTAHLNETHCARCLQPYRLLVNSRRQCLECGLYVCKNCSHAHPEEQGWLCDPCHLARVVKIGSLEWYYQHLRARFKHFGSAKVIRSLCGRLQGGGGSEPSMGEGSGDSEQTDEDGDLDAEAQAQAQSLNTKKKKRLLSFSDLDFEEDSGHSMQPCSHTLGLSSVPESEHSLQSLSGEPYSEDTTSLEPEGLENTEAGPLGCRLSPEEKPYSLLSRDDAHTELDPPGASCKRTLGTTAMPGIDGVKSKQLPSQYLADVDTSDEDSLQDPRTASQHSKRRARAMPDTQILELNKRMSAVEHLLVHLENVVLPPSAQEPAADSHPSADTEEETLRRRLQELTSNISDPGTSSEDETKSSGTLHAVSPEVCTDVGHMETQGRNPKGPGNPTRTTKSTDEELSEMEDRVAMTASEVQQSESEVSDIESRIAALRAAGLTVKPSGKPRRKSNIPVSWIFLPRVTEKLDRIPKDPSADSEDQDKVPKATALPYLLKRKYAPSSQGIDGGSFDRKSVYRGSLTQRNPNGKRGTARHIFAKPVMAQQP; encoded by the exons GGGACTGAAGGGCAAGATACAAAAGGAGAGCTCGAAGAGGGAGCTGCTGTCTGACACAGCCCATCTGAATGAGACCCACTGTGCCCGCTGCCTGCAGCCCTACCGGCTCCTCGTGAACAGCAGAAGGCAGTGTCTAGAGTGCGGCCTCTATGTCTGCAAAAACTGCAGCCACGCCCACCCAGAAGAGCAGGGCTGGCTCTGCGACCCCTGCCACTTGGCCAG AGTCGTGAAGATCGGCTCCCTGGAGTGGTACTACCAGCACCTGAGAGCTCGGTTCAAGCACTTCGGGAGTGCCAAAGTCATCCGGTCTCTCTGTGGGCGGCTGCAGGGTGGCG GTGGATCTGAGCCAAGCatgggggaagggagtggagacagTGAGCAGACGGATGAGGATGGAGACCTGGATGCggaggcccaggcccaggcccagtcCCTCAACACCAAA AAGAAAAAGCGCCTGCTCTCCTTCAGTGACTTGGACTTTGAGGAAGACTCGGGACACTCCATGCAGCCTTGCAGCCATACCCTGGGCCTGTCCTCTGTCCCTGAGTCAGAACACAGCCTGCAG TCCCTCTCAGGTGAGCCCTACTCTGAGGACACCACCTCCCTGGAGCCCGAAGGCCTGGAGAATACTGAGGCAGGGCCTTTGGGGTGTCGCCTCAGTCCAgaagagaagccatatagcttgCTCTCCAGAGATGATGCTCACACGGAACTGGACCCGCCTGGAGCATCCTGCAAGAGGACCCTAGGGACCACAGCTATGCCTG GGATAGATGGTGTCAAAAGCAAACAGCTCCCCTCCCAGTACCTGGCTGACGTGGACACCTCTGATGAAGACAGTCTCCAGGATCCCAGGACAGCTTCCCAGCATTCCAAGAGGAGGGCCCGGGCTATGCCTGACACGCAG ATTTTGGAGTTGAACAAGCGCATGTCAGCTGTGGAGCACCTGCTGGTCCACCTGGAGAATGTGGTCCTGCCACCCTCAGCCCAG GAACCCGCTGCGGACTCACACCCCAGtgcagacacagaggaggagACTCTCCGGAGGAGGCTGCAGGAGCTGACCAGCAACATTAGTGATCCTGGCACCTCATCAGAAGATGAGACCAAGTCAAGTGGCACCCTCCACGCAGTGTCCCCAGAG GTGTGCACAGACGTGGGGCACATGGAGACACAGGGAAGGAACCCTAAGGGGCCCGGGAATCCTACTCGGACTACAAAGAGCACAGACGAGGAACTGtcagagatggaggacagagtGGCCATGACAGCCTCTGAAGTTCAACAGTCCGAGAGCGAG GTCTCGGACATCGAGTCCAGGATTGCAGCCCTGAGGGCAGCGGGGCTCACGGTGAAACCCTCAGGAAAACCCCGGAGAAAGTCAAACATCCCAGTGAGTTGG ATCTTTCTTCCCCGGGTTACTGAAAAACTTGACAGGATCCCGAAGGATCCCTCTGCAGACTCTGAGGACCAAGACAAGGTGCCCAAG GCGACGGCACTGCCCTATCTCCTGAAGAGGAAGTATGCCCCCAGCAGTCAAG GCATAGATGGTGGTTCTTTCGATCGGAAATCAGTGTACCGTGGCTCACTGACACAGAGGAACCCTAACGGGAAGAGAGGGACAGCTAGACACATCTTTGCG AAACCCGTGATGGCCCAGCAGCCCTAG
- the Mlph gene encoding melanophilin isoform X4: MGKKLDLSKLTDEEAKHVWAVVQRDFDLRRREEERLEGLKGKIQKESSKRELLSDTAHLNETHCARCLQPYRLLVNSRRQCLECGLYVCKNCSHAHPEEQGWLCDPCHLARVVKIGSLEWYYQHLRARFKHFGSAKVIRSLCGRLQGGGGSEPSMGEGSGDSEQTDEDGDLDAEAQAQAQSLNTKKKRLLSFSDLDFEEDSGHSMQPCSHTLGLSSVPESEHSLQSLSGEPYSEDTTSLEPEGLENTEAGPLGCRLSPEEKPYSLLSRDDAHTELDPPGASCKRTLGTTAMPGIDGVKSKQLPSQYLADVDTSDEDSLQDPRTASQHSKRRARAMPDTQILELNKRMSAVEHLLVHLENVVLPPSAQEPAADSHPSADTEEETLRRRLQELTSNISDPGTSSEDETKSSGTLHAVSPEVCTDVGHMETQGRNPKGPGNPTRTTKSTDEELSEMEDRVAMTASEVQQSESEVSDIESRIAALRAAGLTVKPSGKPRRKSNIPIFLPRVTEKLDRIPKDPSADSEDQDKVPKATALPYLLKRKYAPSSQGIDGGSFDRKSVYRGSLTQRNPNGKRGTARHIFAKPVMAQQP; this comes from the exons GGGACTGAAGGGCAAGATACAAAAGGAGAGCTCGAAGAGGGAGCTGCTGTCTGACACAGCCCATCTGAATGAGACCCACTGTGCCCGCTGCCTGCAGCCCTACCGGCTCCTCGTGAACAGCAGAAGGCAGTGTCTAGAGTGCGGCCTCTATGTCTGCAAAAACTGCAGCCACGCCCACCCAGAAGAGCAGGGCTGGCTCTGCGACCCCTGCCACTTGGCCAG AGTCGTGAAGATCGGCTCCCTGGAGTGGTACTACCAGCACCTGAGAGCTCGGTTCAAGCACTTCGGGAGTGCCAAAGTCATCCGGTCTCTCTGTGGGCGGCTGCAGGGTGGCG GTGGATCTGAGCCAAGCatgggggaagggagtggagacagTGAGCAGACGGATGAGGATGGAGACCTGGATGCggaggcccaggcccaggcccagtcCCTCAACACCAAA AAAAAGCGCCTGCTCTCCTTCAGTGACTTGGACTTTGAGGAAGACTCGGGACACTCCATGCAGCCTTGCAGCCATACCCTGGGCCTGTCCTCTGTCCCTGAGTCAGAACACAGCCTGCAG TCCCTCTCAGGTGAGCCCTACTCTGAGGACACCACCTCCCTGGAGCCCGAAGGCCTGGAGAATACTGAGGCAGGGCCTTTGGGGTGTCGCCTCAGTCCAgaagagaagccatatagcttgCTCTCCAGAGATGATGCTCACACGGAACTGGACCCGCCTGGAGCATCCTGCAAGAGGACCCTAGGGACCACAGCTATGCCTG GGATAGATGGTGTCAAAAGCAAACAGCTCCCCTCCCAGTACCTGGCTGACGTGGACACCTCTGATGAAGACAGTCTCCAGGATCCCAGGACAGCTTCCCAGCATTCCAAGAGGAGGGCCCGGGCTATGCCTGACACGCAG ATTTTGGAGTTGAACAAGCGCATGTCAGCTGTGGAGCACCTGCTGGTCCACCTGGAGAATGTGGTCCTGCCACCCTCAGCCCAG GAACCCGCTGCGGACTCACACCCCAGtgcagacacagaggaggagACTCTCCGGAGGAGGCTGCAGGAGCTGACCAGCAACATTAGTGATCCTGGCACCTCATCAGAAGATGAGACCAAGTCAAGTGGCACCCTCCACGCAGTGTCCCCAGAG GTGTGCACAGACGTGGGGCACATGGAGACACAGGGAAGGAACCCTAAGGGGCCCGGGAATCCTACTCGGACTACAAAGAGCACAGACGAGGAACTGtcagagatggaggacagagtGGCCATGACAGCCTCTGAAGTTCAACAGTCCGAGAGCGAG GTCTCGGACATCGAGTCCAGGATTGCAGCCCTGAGGGCAGCGGGGCTCACGGTGAAACCCTCAGGAAAACCCCGGAGAAAGTCAAACATCCCA ATCTTTCTTCCCCGGGTTACTGAAAAACTTGACAGGATCCCGAAGGATCCCTCTGCAGACTCTGAGGACCAAGACAAGGTGCCCAAG GCGACGGCACTGCCCTATCTCCTGAAGAGGAAGTATGCCCCCAGCAGTCAAG GCATAGATGGTGGTTCTTTCGATCGGAAATCAGTGTACCGTGGCTCACTGACACAGAGGAACCCTAACGGGAAGAGAGGGACAGCTAGACACATCTTTGCG AAACCCGTGATGGCCCAGCAGCCCTAG
- the Mlph gene encoding melanophilin isoform X2 → MGKKLDLSKLTDEEAKHVWAVVQRDFDLRRREEERLEGLKGKIQKESSKRELLSDTAHLNETHCARCLQPYRLLVNSRRQCLECGLYVCKNCSHAHPEEQGWLCDPCHLARVVKIGSLEWYYQHLRARFKHFGSAKVIRSLCGRLQGGGGSEPSMGEGSGDSEQTDEDGDLDAEAQAQAQSLNTKKKRLLSFSDLDFEEDSGHSMQPCSHTLGLSSVPESEHSLQSLSGEPYSEDTTSLEPEGLENTEAGPLGCRLSPEEKPYSLLSRDDAHTELDPPGASCKRTLGTTAMPGIDGVKSKQLPSQYLADVDTSDEDSLQDPRTASQHSKRRARAMPDTQILELNKRMSAVEHLLVHLENVVLPPSAQEPAADSHPSADTEEETLRRRLQELTSNISDPGTSSEDETKSSGTLHAVSPEVCTDVGHMETQGRNPKGPGNPTRTTKSTDEELSEMEDRVAMTASEVQQSESEVSDIESRIAALRAAGLTVKPSGKPRRKSNIPVSWIFLPRVTEKLDRIPKDPSADSEDQDKVPKATALPYLLKRKYAPSSQGIDGGSFDRKSVYRGSLTQRNPNGKRGTARHIFAKPVMAQQP, encoded by the exons GGGACTGAAGGGCAAGATACAAAAGGAGAGCTCGAAGAGGGAGCTGCTGTCTGACACAGCCCATCTGAATGAGACCCACTGTGCCCGCTGCCTGCAGCCCTACCGGCTCCTCGTGAACAGCAGAAGGCAGTGTCTAGAGTGCGGCCTCTATGTCTGCAAAAACTGCAGCCACGCCCACCCAGAAGAGCAGGGCTGGCTCTGCGACCCCTGCCACTTGGCCAG AGTCGTGAAGATCGGCTCCCTGGAGTGGTACTACCAGCACCTGAGAGCTCGGTTCAAGCACTTCGGGAGTGCCAAAGTCATCCGGTCTCTCTGTGGGCGGCTGCAGGGTGGCG GTGGATCTGAGCCAAGCatgggggaagggagtggagacagTGAGCAGACGGATGAGGATGGAGACCTGGATGCggaggcccaggcccaggcccagtcCCTCAACACCAAA AAAAAGCGCCTGCTCTCCTTCAGTGACTTGGACTTTGAGGAAGACTCGGGACACTCCATGCAGCCTTGCAGCCATACCCTGGGCCTGTCCTCTGTCCCTGAGTCAGAACACAGCCTGCAG TCCCTCTCAGGTGAGCCCTACTCTGAGGACACCACCTCCCTGGAGCCCGAAGGCCTGGAGAATACTGAGGCAGGGCCTTTGGGGTGTCGCCTCAGTCCAgaagagaagccatatagcttgCTCTCCAGAGATGATGCTCACACGGAACTGGACCCGCCTGGAGCATCCTGCAAGAGGACCCTAGGGACCACAGCTATGCCTG GGATAGATGGTGTCAAAAGCAAACAGCTCCCCTCCCAGTACCTGGCTGACGTGGACACCTCTGATGAAGACAGTCTCCAGGATCCCAGGACAGCTTCCCAGCATTCCAAGAGGAGGGCCCGGGCTATGCCTGACACGCAG ATTTTGGAGTTGAACAAGCGCATGTCAGCTGTGGAGCACCTGCTGGTCCACCTGGAGAATGTGGTCCTGCCACCCTCAGCCCAG GAACCCGCTGCGGACTCACACCCCAGtgcagacacagaggaggagACTCTCCGGAGGAGGCTGCAGGAGCTGACCAGCAACATTAGTGATCCTGGCACCTCATCAGAAGATGAGACCAAGTCAAGTGGCACCCTCCACGCAGTGTCCCCAGAG GTGTGCACAGACGTGGGGCACATGGAGACACAGGGAAGGAACCCTAAGGGGCCCGGGAATCCTACTCGGACTACAAAGAGCACAGACGAGGAACTGtcagagatggaggacagagtGGCCATGACAGCCTCTGAAGTTCAACAGTCCGAGAGCGAG GTCTCGGACATCGAGTCCAGGATTGCAGCCCTGAGGGCAGCGGGGCTCACGGTGAAACCCTCAGGAAAACCCCGGAGAAAGTCAAACATCCCAGTGAGTTGG ATCTTTCTTCCCCGGGTTACTGAAAAACTTGACAGGATCCCGAAGGATCCCTCTGCAGACTCTGAGGACCAAGACAAGGTGCCCAAG GCGACGGCACTGCCCTATCTCCTGAAGAGGAAGTATGCCCCCAGCAGTCAAG GCATAGATGGTGGTTCTTTCGATCGGAAATCAGTGTACCGTGGCTCACTGACACAGAGGAACCCTAACGGGAAGAGAGGGACAGCTAGACACATCTTTGCG AAACCCGTGATGGCCCAGCAGCCCTAG